The Pocillopora verrucosa isolate sample1 chromosome 14, ASM3666991v2, whole genome shotgun sequence genome has a segment encoding these proteins:
- the LOC131797536 gene encoding D(1A) dopamine receptor-like, translated as MENSSLTLALNSSASKSGCDEWLDMIFLVLDGLLSGVIIIGNGVTCLILLRNSHFRSCFMNTFLVSLAVADILMAVFVMPGEVIFCTSCSQPVSEYCWLIGSVRYFVFSATKLNLLAITYDRYTAVMSPLRYNAKINLKKVISILSLVWTFPMILTLSRLVWWIKLPRHQALYADRIFNTCLMFSLVTLPVAVLLVANLRIVLEIRKQHRRVSTMDKASVTETCSSSNNASNKHRRKTSRQAGRKGTTACVLVVFIFVMCWFPRGLYNIFRLFGKEGPLLRELSLFFLFVQSAINPFVYSFYRTDFRRALVRLLRCR; from the coding sequence ATGGAGAACTCGAGTCTAACTTTAGCTCTAAATTCATCAGCGTCAAAATCAGGATGCGATGAATGGTTGGACATGATCTTTTTAGTGTTAGACGGATTATTATCAGGCGTAATTATAATCGGCAATGGAGTAACTTGTCTTATTCTCCTGAGAAACAGCCATTTCAGAAGCTGTTTTATGAACACTTTCCTCGTAAGTTTGGCTGTTGCGGATATTTTAATGGCTGTGTTTGTGATGCCGGGTGAGGTGATCTTTTGTACAAGTTGCAGCCAACCAGTCAGCGAATATTGCTGGCTAATCGGTTCCgtgagatattttgttttttcggcAACGAAACTCAATCTGCTCGCCATTACCTACGACAGATACACAGCGGTGATGAGTCCTCTAAGGTACAACGCAAAAATCAACTTGAAGAAAGTCATCTCAATTCTTTCATTAGTATGGACGTTTCCCATGATTTTAACACTGAGCCGTTTAGTTTGGTGGATCAAGCTACCTCGGCATCAAGCTTTATACGCGGACCGTATCTTTAACACGTGTCTTATGTTCTCGCTGGTTACTCTACCTGTTGCTGTACTATTAGTTGCGAACCTCAGGATTGTATTGGAAATCAGAAAACAGCATCGTCGAGTGAGCACAATGGACAAAGCAAGCGTAACAGAAACTTGCTCAAGTAGCAACAATGCAAGCAATAAGCACAGACGGAAAACATCGCGTCAGGCGGGAAGAAAGGGAACAACGGCTTGTGTTCTTGTggtgtttatttttgtgatgTGTTGGTTTCCCAGGGGATTGTATAATATTTTCAGGCTGTTTGGCAAAGAAGGGCCGTTGTTGAGGGAACTAAGCctgtttttcctgtttgttcAGTCAGCCATTAATCCGTTCGTATACTCGTTTTACAGAACTGATTTTAGACGTGCGTTGGTAAGACTTCTGCGATGTCGTTAG